The DNA window GTTACTCCATTTTATTTAAGCTGGAATCAAAAGACCTGTCACACAACATGACAAGGAATGGGCCCTGGCATCTTTGTCACAGCTTGGGCGTTTTACTGGAATGGGGTGGATTTTGAGTTCTGAACCGCCTCAGGTATGACTTCTGTATTTTGTACTCTAATATGCCCTTCACGTTACCAGAAACAGCACAATTGCAATACTGATGCATTTTGACTGGGATAAAGAGATTACATATTGTTGTCTAATGTCAAGATCATGGTTTGACACATGACTTACAATACACAGAAATGTGAAAACCCATGCAAATTAGACAAAAGTTTGCACTTATGATTCTCTGCACCCAAAAACAATTTCACATAGAATTTCTTATTTTATTTACAGGTGTTTTGTATGCACCAAAATATGTTGGCACCTAACCTAAATCTCAACACTATGTGCTTAACTTGAAATCTAGACATCTCTCCCCATCAAGACATTTGATGGGCTAGTGAGCAGCCCAGGTTATGGCCAGGCTGAGGACAAGGCTCTTTATGTGCTATCATCACTCGCCGTCACCACTGAGGAGAAGCAACAGATTGAGGGAGCTACAGTTGGGCAAGCAAAGAACCCATTATGGTAAGAAATGCAACTTAACAAAATGTATGTAAAGCATAAATTAAGTAAGCAGCTTGACAACCCGTACACATAATTTAGACATGGTTGTAATTTGTTGTCTTAATTTGTGGCACATTGTACATGTGTGGTATTTTAATATGTAACTAATTATAAATTGATTtaattctttgttttgtttttatgtataaCAGGTCAGCATATCGCAAGAAACGAATCACGGCAAGTAATTTTGGTTTGGTCTTGGCAGCAGTTCAGCGGAAATCTTACcccccttccttattcaaaacactgcttggccagTACAACCTCAAAGAAGGATCTAAAGTAAGTTGTGGGTCTTCATGAATATTTCAACTTAAGTTATGTGTATCTAAGAGTAAGTGACTTTGTGTTTTTATTAAAGGCATGTGATTGGGGAATCCTACATGAGTCGCGGGCAAAGCAGCAGTACACAGCGGACGCTGGTGTGGTGATCCAGGAGAGGGGATTGTTCCTGTCTGACAGTGGTCTACTTGGTGGATCTCCAGATGGGACAGTGTCTGATGACTGCATCATTGAGGTGAAGTGCCCATGGTCCGCCAGATCTAAGACTGTCCAGCAGGCAGTAAGAGAGACTTTTTTCTAGAGCTGGATGAAGAGACAAGTTCCCTCAAACTAAAACAAACTCACCACTATTGGCATCAGATCCAAGGCGACCTACATCTGACCAAAGCTAACTGTTGTCATCTACTTGTATGGACTCCTCTTGACCTGGTCATTCTCCCAGTGCTCAAAGACCTAACATGGGTGCTTAACATTGACATTCTCGAACATTTTTATAAGGATATTTTCCTACCACACATTCTAAGTTAATTGTTCAATGCATTACAAGTGCAGATTGAGTTATAGTGAATTAGGTTGTAGCACATCACAACACTAACATGTTCCTGAAtgtaaaaaagacaaacattttaatctggttttacttttttaataaagGTTTTCTGCAAAGTTGTGTAAATCATTCTTCAGTcacaataattgtaaacatGTTTTAATTTGCCACTGTCCTGCTAACTGATTTACATACATCAGATATTTCATTGAATTTCACGGAGAATTGGGGTTTGCAAatttgtaagacacacacatactttcagTATCTTGTTAATATTTTTCCTGTACTGGTAAGGGATGTGgtccaaaatgcaaaacagtttCAGCCTCTGAATAGACCGCTCCACATGTATCCTTGCACAGGAGATAAGTCTGTTATTGTTCACTTCCTCCTGTGTAAACTGTCCGTTGAGCAAGAAAGACGGGGTGTTAAGAAGAACTCCCTCTGGCAAAATGTCCCGAATTGTGAAGCCCTTGTCTGCAATAACCAGATCACCTGCTTGTAGATGTTGGAGAAGTCCACTGTCAGCTGTTATTGACTTGTCTGAGGCGCTCCCACCGTACAGGTTACTGGCAAAAGTAATCACACCATTGGGAGCCACACCAATTAGTGCCTTTAGCGTGGTCCGTCCTTTGTAGTGGCTGTACAAATGACACTGTGTGTCAAGCCTCTCTGTGTTGGAGACAGCAACCTCTGTGCAGTCAAGGACTATTCTACAGTTAGGAAAAGGTCGGAAGCAGTCTGGCAGCAAAGTCTGATTCTTGGCCGTGGAGGGGATGTTTTCAAGTAGACCGACAAACAAAATATCATACTGAGCACAGATGATGGTGGTAAAGATGTTAGTTACAGTTGCTGTGCTACAATTAAACCTTGTTGCAAGGTCTAcatggccacaattcaatttaaGCTTCATTAAAGTAAGGAGTAAGGAGTAATCAATAAGGGGCATAATTTGGACAGTCCAATCAGAATGATACTGTAGCTCAAATCTAGAAAGAAGTGCTTCCAAAAAAAATACTGTGGCAGCATCAGGTAATCCAGTGTAGTATTGGACTTTGTTAGGATGGGAGGAAATCTGACTGAAAGAAAAGGTTTGCTTTTGTTGCTCCAACTGTTCTTTCAATTTTTTGTTCTCTTCTCTAAGCATGTCATTCTCAACGTCAAGCATGACAAGACTTGGTT is part of the Brachyhypopomus gauderio isolate BG-103 unplaced genomic scaffold, BGAUD_0.2 sc99, whole genome shotgun sequence genome and encodes:
- the LOC143497121 gene encoding uncharacterized protein LOC143497121, with protein sequence MAALLIWVEKNVSRTDVECVWKRAKTPKTDEIAAKRVSEMAPSTSQAGIKRPVTQHDKEWALASLSQLGRFTGMGWILSSEPPQTSLPIKTFDGLVSSPGYGQAEDKALYVLSSLAVTTEEKQQIEGATVGQAKNPLWSAYRKKRITASNFGLVLAAVQRKSYPPSLFKTLLGQYNLKEGSKACDWGILHESRAKQQYTADAGVVIQERGLFLSDSGLLGGSPDGTVSDDCIIEVKCPWSARSKTVQQAVRETFF